Within Anolis sagrei isolate rAnoSag1 chromosome 3, rAnoSag1.mat, whole genome shotgun sequence, the genomic segment caccaaaccGGTACCTatttttctactcacatttgcatgttttcaaactgctaggttggcagaagctggggctaacagcaggagctcacctcacttcctggatttgaaccacggACCTTTCTGTcagtgagttcagcagctcagcggtttagcccactgcgcctcCCGggcaatacaaaaattaaaaacaattaaataataacagtgtggtaaaacaatttaaataaaggaaatacattaaaattgcctttaaaactcatatccgCCCCCAATCCTTCCCACCCCCACTTTTATCATATTCATGCCCTCCAACTGTCCCTAATTGGTGAGAGCAGTCCAGATTAATAGTTAGTCATTCCACTTTTTCATCTCCTTTAAAAGTGTTCTAGTTTCTCCTCCAGCTTCCCAGTAAGCTTAGGCAAAACCAAACTGctacagcctctcctagcttgtgtgttcttcctcattaataacctttgccatcttgatcCACTCCTAAGTTACTTGGTCCCAGATGTCCTGTGAAATACAATCTGTGAAACACTGTAAGGTAtgcacacttagaatcatagaatcaaagagttggaagagacctcatgggccatccagtccaaccccctgccaagaagcaggaatattgcattcaaatcacccctgacaaatggccatccagcctctgcttaaaagcttccaaagaaggagcctccaccacactccggagcagagagttccactgctgaatggctctcacagtcaggaagttcttcctaatgcctaAAGATCTTGCCTAAATATCAACCATGTTGAGACAACGTAGACTTTGGGGTCCTATGCACCAGAATGCCTTGGAATGAGTTTTTCCATTCTATTCCCATTTGAGTAGAAATGGGAATGCTAACATTAACATTAGCATGTGGGTGAGATAAGCATGTATCTATAAAGAGGAAATAGTGGTGTTTAGGATATTAGAATGAATCTTTTCATGTCAACTCAAATGACAATTTTTACTATGAAAaattgttgtagatcagccagaggctgatggtttaactgatgatttagagaggactgTGAAATTTCCTGTGGCATAAAGTGATaggctctcaagtctgggaaattcaggtctgGAAAATTGTGGTTCTCTTTGTGAGGAAACTGGCTTGGGAAGTACAGGGCCTCAAGGCCAGTCAGGGAGCCAGAAGTACCAACAGCAGATAAGAAAtcgagtgataaggagggttcccaggataAACCAATACCCAAACCACTACACCTCCCTGGCTCTTATGTAGCTGCCTGGCACATAAGTCAACTCACTGAATTGGTAATTACTACAAACGTTAAGAAATATATAGAGTTGTAGTTCTTTATTTATGGTCTTAATGGAAAAAAACCCCCTACAAAACAACTACAATGTATTGAGTTCAGCAAACAACTACTTACCATGCATTTGTTTCAGGAAATAGGAGAATATGCATGTGGTTCTTGATTTCTGAACTTGTTGGATTTGTAAACAACTGTTAAGCACAGAGTATACTTTTGAAATTATACGTGCCAACTTTTCTTGCATCATTTACAAAATGTGGAACAGAAATTGTTGTTTGTAGAAATTTCAGTACCACatcaaatggaaatggaaatgaataGTGAAATGAAATTCTCTAATGgttatttccttcttttattctttacAGGGCCAACACATAGTACATCTCAAGTTCATTTTCATCAAAGAAGTGGAGAGTAATGGGCATTACTGAGTGGCTTAATATGGCATTCGTTTTATGGAAATCTGTCTTGGACTACTAGCTCTCTTCTATTTTATTATACAAcagccagttttttttaaaaaaaatgtcagaaCTCAACCCTACATCTGGATTAATAGGAAACATGGAAAATGGAACTTTTCTGGAACTGTACCCCACTTCTCTCTCGACATCCATGGATTCATCTTCGGGACGCATGTCTAATGTCTATGTCTACGTGTCAATATTTCTCAGCCTCCTTGCTTTTCTTCTCTTGCTATTAATCATTGCCCTTCAGAGGCTGAAGAACATCATCTCTTCTAGTTCATCCTATCCAGAATACACCAGTGATGCTGGGAGCTCCTTCACTAACTTGGAAGTCTGTAGCATTTCCTCTCAACACTCTGCTTTTTCAACCCTTTCTTCATGAAAAATACACGGAAGGGAATACTTTGGGGATGGAACCACAATTTTGTCTAACTCTTGGGACGCAAGGAAAGTTATTCATGCAATATGTGTCATGGAGGACTACCAATCATAAGCAATCTTTAATAtccatttgtatttttatttctctttttagtcTCTTTCTCCCTATTTTATTGTTCTGTTCACCTCTCAGCACATAAACCGACATATATCTGTAGTAGCATTGCAGATTTATAGCATTCCCCTGCCCACTCTGAAGATTAAACAGATATTTAAACTGAACATTGAGTATCCCATTTAGCTACGACTCATTGAACCCAAAACATTTGATGATCTTCCCCAGAAATGGTGTTATATTATTCAAAATAGATGCCCTGATTCATTGGCCTAGCCATTTAAAGCTTTATCGTGTTGTATTTCCAGAACTTAAGGCAATTTAAGACAACAAAACAAAGTTAAACTTGAGCTCAAAAGTGTGTTGCTGAGATTTACTTGTATATTATACTGAATACAATCCTCTGTATGACAGacatgattgttttattttaaatcaaATATAATAAATGTGCTTGCTGGTTCATTTTAACTGTAGTGCATTTGG encodes:
- the SERTM1 gene encoding serine-rich and transmembrane domain-containing protein 1 yields the protein MSELNPTSGLIGNMENGTFLELYPTSLSTSMDSSSGRMSNVYVYVSIFLSLLAFLLLLLIIALQRLKNIISSSSSYPEYTSDAGSSFTNLEVCSISSQHSAFSTLSS